DNA from Aggregatimonas sangjinii:
ATATTGAAAAATGGTAAGACTACCGACTTCTACATTATCGGTTTTTTCGGGAATGTCGGTTCCGATGTTCACATTGCAAAATCGAATCAAGTTGGGCAGCGCTGTGGGGTTCGAATACCAGTCGCCTCCTCCTTTATATTTTAGAATAGCAATTTCTTGGGCACCTACGTTAGCGCACACAAAAAAAATACAAAGTATGGTGGGTACAGTAAGTTGTTTCATCTTTAGACGTACTAAAAGGGTAACTCGATAAAAATCCAGCATTCAAAAGTAACAATTATCATGTTGAAAAGATTTTTTATTCCCGTAATAGTTGTCATTACCATGGTAGCGATTGGTTTTACAGATCGAAAGGATTTAGAAAACATAGAGCAAAATAGTAGTGATTTAAATAAAAGCACCTATGAACCAATAGTTGTGCTAGAACTTTTTACTTCCCAGGGATGCTCATCTTGTCCGGCCGCCGATAGGTTATTGGAGGAGGTAAAAGAACGATATCCAGAACAGGTTTTCACACTTTCATATCACGTAGATTATTGGAATTATATCGGCTGGCAAGACCCGTTCAGTAGTTCGGAGCATGCAAAGAAGCAGCGCATATACAATGAAAAGCTCAAGTATAATGGTAATTATACCCCTGAAGTCGTGGTTAATGGAAAATGGCATTTTACCGGATCGAATCGTGTAAAGATGAATGAGGCAATAGCCTATTATAAGAAAGAAAGGGTGGCTAATGACGTGGCAATTTCCAAAGTTGAGTCAAAAAACGATGTAGTCGTTTTTCACTATAAGCTTAATGGTAATCTTGAGGATAAAATTTTACGCGCGATTTTGGTTTTAGACGAACGAACCACAGAAATAAAGAGGGGCGAAAATCGCGATCGGACCATAAAAAACACGAACATCGTAGTTGCGGAAAATCAAGTGACTTTACAAGCCGATGCTGGAAAAGGTAGGATTACCGTTCCCAAAGAAGTGAGGACTACAGATAAGTTGCACCTGATACTTTTGGTAGAAAATAACAACCACGATATTACCGCAGCTGCCAAGAAAGCACTTTAGGGATTGTGAATGCCTTTTAAGCGTTATTGATAAGATTGACTATAGCGCATGCCATGATAGCGGCCGTTTCGGTGCGGAGTCTGCTTTTGCCAAGTGATACCGGAATATATCCCATTGCAGTAGCGTCACTTATTTCTTCCGATGTGAAATCGCCCTCAGGTCCAATGAGGAGGGTTATATCGGTATCAGGGGCCACACGTCGTTTTAGCTCTGACTTTTCGACTTCTTCACAATGGGCGATAAAGCGCAACGGGTTCTGCTCGTTCTCTAAAAATTGTTGCAATGTTACGGCCTTGTTAAATTTGGGCAAGTAGGCACGCAGACTCTGCTTCATTGCTGATTGAATAACCTTCTCCATACGTTCCGGCTTAATGATTTTTCGTTCCGATCGAGTACAGATAATCGGCGTAATTTCATCAACACCTATTTCTGTGGCCTTTTCCAGAAACCATTCATAGCGGTCGTTCATTTTTGTCGGGGCGACGGCCAAGTGCAACGAGTGTCTTTTTGGATGCTTTTTCCGACTCTTAATAATTTGGACCTCACATTTTTTGGCATTGGCAGTTGTGATTTTTACAGTAAAAATATACCCTTTTCCATTGGTGATGTGTAGTAGGTCGTCTTCCTTTTTGCGAAGGACTTTTATGATGTGTTTGCTTTCTTCCGCTGACAATGAAAACTCCGTATCGGCTTCGTTTATATCGGCATTGTAGAATAATTGCATGCTATTGTGTTTAGAAGACCGAATTGTAAAAATTAATATGGTAGTACTCCTTCTGCTCGGTCGTCGTATCGATTCTCGCAGGAAGACTTATTTATATTTTTCAAAACAATGTAAGTGCGATTAGCTGCCTTAATTGATAAGCACCTCTAAAATAGGGTACAAAAGTCACAAATCAAACAGGTTTTATATGGAATAACGCGCAATCGCCGAAATACTTTGATGTGAAAAGTCGTTGTTTTTGTACTTCAAATATCCGACAATACCGATCATTGCAGCGTTATCGGTGCAGTATTCGAATTTCGGGATATGGGTTTTCCATCCTTTCTTGTCCTCCATTTGTTGCAATACCTTTCGAATTCCCGAATTGGCGGAAACTCCGCCACCGATGGCTATGGTCTTAATTCCGGTTTGCCGTACCGCTTGCTCCAATTTATCCATCAAAATAGCGATAATAGTATGCTGAATCGAGGCACAAATGTCGTTCAAATTGTGAGTAATGAAATCCGGGTCGCTTTTTACTTCCTTCTGTAAGAAATAGAGAATACTTGTCTTTAGTCCGCTAAAGCTAAAATTAAGACCATCTACTTTAGGTCTTGGAAACGGGAAAGCCTTGGGATTGCCCAGTTGCGCATATTTATCGATCAACGGTCCTCCAGGATAGGGCAGTCCCATGATTTTTGCGCTTTTGTCAAAGGCTTCGCCAACGGCATCATCCAACGATTCACCTAGGATACGCATATCAAAATAATCGTTTACTTGAACGATTTGGGTGTGGCCCCCACTAATCGTAAGTGCCAAGAAGGGGAACGTGGGCACCGTGCCCTCGGCATCTTCTATAAAATGCGCCAGAATGTGGGCCTGCATATGGTTTACTTCGATAAGCGGAATATCAAGACCCAATGATAAAGACTTTGCAAATGAGGTGCCCACAAGTAGAGAGCCCATAAGTCCCGGCCCTCGCGTAAAAGCTATGGCCGATAGCTGTTTTTTATCGATATTTGCCGAGGCCAAGGATTGGTGAACAACGGGAACGATATTTTGTTGATGTGCCCTTGATGCCAATTCGGGTACAACACCCCCATATTGCTCGTGTATTTGCTGCGTCGCGACGATATTGCTCAGTACTTTTCCATTGCGTAGTACAGCTGCAGAAGTATCATCGCAGGAAGATTCTATAGCCAGAATATAAATAGTTTCTTGTTGCACCGGTTTTGGAATAAAAATTGAAAGCTCAAAGGTAAAACATACCGCCTTATCAAAAAATTGAAAAAAATATTGCTTAGAACACTATTGGCCTTGCTGCTCATCTGTGTTTTAGGCACATTGGTACTCTCTTTGCCCGTGGTTCAGACCCGGCTGGCGCAATATTTGACCAAAAGGGTCAACAAGGAGTTCAATACCGACATGAATATCGATAAGCTTAGGGTCTCCCTCATCTCCTGGGACACCGCACTGGAGGGGGTCTTGATAAGGGATTATGAAAAAGATTCGCTCTTTTATATCAATGAACTTACGACCTCGATTTTAAGTGTAGGCAATCTGGCAAACGGGAAATTGGAATTTGGCGATATCGCAGTAGATGAACTCGATTTTAAATTAACCACGTACAAAGATAGCACCGCTACGAACCTCGAGGTTTTTATCGACAAGCTCGATGATGGTAAACCTCGTGATAAGGATACTCCGCCTTTTTTTATGTCCTCTTCCCACATAACCATAGCCGGTAGCTCCTTCATCATGACTAACGAGAATCTCAAGAATAAAAAGATTCTTGATTTTTCCGATTTGACGATAGACGCCTCCAATTTTCAAATATTAGGACCGGAAGTTACCATAGGCATCAACGATATGTCTTTTAACAGTGTAAGGGGAATCAGGGTAGACCAAATGAAGACCGATTTCAAGTACACCAAACAACAGATGCGGTTCGATTCGCTCAACATTCAAACACCCGGATCTCTGCTAAATGGGAATTTGGTGTTTAACTACGACCGCAAAGATTTTAGGGACTTTTTTAATTTGGTAAAAGTAGATGCGCAGTTTGTTGATTCGAAGGTGGCCTTTGATGAGATCAATCTGGTATACGACCAATTTGGAAAAGGTAAGGAAGTTTCGTTTTCATCGAATTTAAGTGGCGTATTGAACGACCTGAATACCGAGGATTTGTTCTTGTTGTCTGATAATACAGGTATTCGAGGGGATTTCAATTTTAAAAACCTTTTTGATCGCAACGAGGGTTTTATCATGGATGCCAAAATGAAGAACGTTACTTCGAGCTATTACCAACTACGTGCGTTGATGCCCAATATCCTCGGGAAGACCTTGCCGCCATCGATTTTTAAAAAATTGGGGCAATTTACCATACGTGGCGATGCGTTGGTCACGGAAACCTCCATAGAAGCCAAGGTGAATGTGAATACGGCTATAGGAAGCAGCTATACCGACCTAACGCTTACCAACATAAATAACATCGACAATGCCACCTACAAGGGGTTTGTTTCCCTAATCGATTTTGACCTAGGCGAATTTGCCAATAATAAACGCTTAGGCAAAACCACATTGGATTTTAACGTAGAGGGCCAAAGTTTCCTGACGAAAAGATTGAATACGGAGGTAATAGGTGAGGTGTATTCGCTGGTATTTAATGGGTACGAGTACAATAACCTTAAGGTTTCCGGGGTAATCAAAGAACAACTGTTCGATGGAGCCGTAAATAGTAATGACGAAAATCTCAAGTTCGATTTTAAGGGATTAGCCGATTTTGCGTCCGACCGTAACAACTTCAATTTTATCGCTTCGGTAGATTATGCCGATCTTAAAAAATTGAACTTCATCAACGACAGCGTATCTATCTTCAAGGGTAACGTAAATATGGATGTTACCGGAAACAATTTAGATAATCTAGAGGGCGATATCAAATTCACCAAGACCATTTTCCAGAATAAAAACGATACCTATTATTTTGATGATTTTGCAGTGGTCTCCAGCTTTGAAAATGATTCGATACGTACGATAAATATCAATTCCCCGGATATCATTACCGGGTATTTGCGCGGGAATTTCAAGGTGAATGAATTGGGGAGATTGGTTCAGAATTCCCTAGGAAGTATCTATACCAATTATCGCCCTTTTGAGATTTCGGGTGGCCAAAACCTCGATTTTAACTTTAAGATTTACAACAAGATAGTCGATGTTTTCTTTCCCGAGGTAAAATTCGACCCAAATACCTTTATAAAGGGAAGCATCAAAGCGGACGACGGCGATTTTAAATTGACCTTCAAATCGCCAAGTATTGAGGCATTTGGTTCTAAGGCAGATGAGATCGATCTTGTTATCGACAATAAGAACCCGCTGTTCAACACCTTTGCTTCTATCGGCGATTTTAGCAATCCGCTCTACGATTTAAAGGATTTCAATATCATCAATACCAAATTGAAAGACACGCTTTTCTTTAGGGCGGAATTTGCCGGCGGCAGTACCTATAACGATATCTACAACTTGAATTTTTACCACACCTTCAATACCGATAACAAATCGGTCATCGGCTTGAAGCAGTCCGATATTGATATTAAGGGAAATAAATGGATATTGAACAAGGACAATAACAGCCAGAATAAAGTTATTGTCAATAGCACTTTGGATAGCATCAATATTGAGGAAATCGTAATGAACAATAGCAAACAGGAACAAATCAGGTTGCGTGGCTCTTTGGCCGACTCTACCTCGAAAGACCTGCAGTTGGAGTTTAAGATTGTTTCTTTGGATAAAATTACCCCGGCCATAGACAGTTTAAAGCTTGAAGGTGAAGTAAACGGGATACTGAACGTGTTTCAAAAAGATGGTATTTACCTGCCTTCCTCTAATTTGAAAATCGATAGTTTTTCGATAAATAAAATGGCGGTAGGAGACGTAGCCATAGGTATCGTAGGGAATAAGGATTTGACCGAATTTTCGGTAAATACACAGATTACGGATAAGGGAAACGAAAAAATCGGGGTATATGGGAAAATCAACAATGCAGGAGATATACCTATTGCGGACCTATTGGTAAATCTGAGCGGTTTCGATATCGCGCCTTTCAGCCCATTGGGCGAGGGCATCATTGACAACATTCGGGGTTTGGTCAGTGGCAGCGCAACCATCAAGGGTGAGGTGAACAATCCACAATTCAATGGTATTCTTACTTTAGATGATGCGGGCATCGGCATACCGTATCTTAATGTCAACTACAGTTTTGCCCCTAGTTCTCGGGTAAATCTCTTTGATCAGACCTTTGATTTTGATAGAATAGCCCTGACCGACGTTTCAGAGAAAACAAAAGCCATGTTGGATGGAACGATCAGTCATAGTTTTTTCAAGGATTGGCGATTAGACCTGAACGTAGATACCAAGGGAGACCGTCTACTCATTCTAAATACCGATCTTGAAGAAGAGTCACTTTATTATGGAACCGGCTTTTTAAGGGGTAAGGGAAGAATTTACGGGCGAACAAAAGCTTTGAATATTGATGTGGAAGGCGAAACCGCCAGAGGAACTTCCCTAAAGATACCGCTTAGTGATGTGGTGAGCGTAGGGGACTATTCCTTTATCAATTTTATCAGCAAAAAAGATGTAGATAGCCTTCGAACCGCTAGAGTCTTGGACGAAGTACAGGGCCTACAATTAAAATTTGAACTGGATATTACGAAAGAGGCCGAAGTACAGATCGTGACCGATGTAGAGACGGGAAGTACGCTTAAAGGCACGGGTGAAGGCCCTATGTTGATTCGAATCAACACTAGGGGCGATTTTGAGATGTTCGGGGAATTTAACGTGGTAACCGGCGAGTATGATTACAAGTTCGGAAACATCATCAATAAAAAGTTCACAGTGAAACCGGGCGGCAGTATCAGTTGGAACGGTCCGCCTTTGGGAGCAACTTTGAATATGGAAGCCGTATATGGTCTAAATGCCAACCCGGCTCCTTTGTTGGATAATGCAGGATACAGTAGAAAAATTCCGACCAATGTGGTCATCAAATTGACCGAGCAATTGGAAAAACCTAAAATCGATTTCGAGATTGAATTTCCGGGGACCAATTCCATCATACAGTCCGAATTGGAATACCGCCTTCGAGATCCTACGGTTCAGGAAAGAAACGCCCTTTTCCTATTGGCACAGGGTTCTTTTGTAAACGACCAGACCGGATTCAATGCAGGGGCGGCAACCGGTACGATAGCGGCACAATCCTTTTCCAATATCTTGAATCAAGTATTGAGCTCTGGTGACGAGAAGCTGAAATTCGGTATTAGTTTGGAGCCGGGGCAAACCTTTGCCGACGCACAGACCGAAAACAGATTTGGCGTTACCCTTTCTACCAAGATTAGTGACCGTGTATTGTTTAACGGGCAGGTCGGTGTGCCAGTTGGTGGGGCCAGTGAGACCGTCGTTGCCGGTAATTTCGAGATTCAGGTACTCTTGAACGAAGAAGGGACTTTGAGCGCGAAATTTTTCAGTCGTGAAAGCGAAATTCAAGCCTTTTTGGCCGAACGCTTGGGAAGTACGCAAGGGGTAGGACTTTCTTATGAGGTGGATTTTGATACGTTTCGCGAACTGACCCGAAAAATTTTGCGAAAAAAAGATGGGCCTATTGAAGAAGCACCTTTGGTCGTTCCTACCGTAGCACCAAAAGAGCCTCCTGTTTCCGTGATGGGTAATGATAGCCTTATTAGAATGTCGGTAAAACCCAAACCCAATGAACTCTAGGATTCAGTTTTGGGATGTGGATAATCAATTTTAGGTCTTCAAAAATCAAACATTATTGGGTTTGTCGTATTGTATATTCAGGAAATCGATACACAAAAAGGCTTGCGGATGTTAAATTAATAGCCTTTTCATGAGATTCTAGCCATTCCGCTAACGATTTCGTAGCTTCTTTTCTTAAAATTGCGACTGACTACGGTTCCTTTATTGGAATAAGTTCGCTATTTTTGCAGCTTACTTTTTTTTGATGGGTAACATAACTAAAATTGCCGTTTTAACCTCTGGTGGGGATTCTCCTGGAATGAACGCTGCTATTCGTTCGGTCGTAAGGACCTGCGCCTATTTGAAGATAGCTTGTGTTGGTGTCTACCGCGGTTATCAAGGCATGATCGAGGGCGATTTTAAGGATATGGATGCCCGCAGTGTGAACAATATCATAAACAAGGGTGGGACCATTTTAAAATCGGCGCGCTGCGACGATTTTCGCACCGCAGAGGGGCGAAAGCAGGCGCATGATCAGCTTTTAAAGGCCAATATCGACGCCTTTGTCGTAATAGGGGGTGATGGTAGCTTTACCGGCGCCATGATTTTTAATCAAGAATACGATTTTCCGATAATCGGAATTCCAGGCACCATCGACAACGACATTTTCGGAACTACGTTTACCCTTGGTTTTGATACGGCGCTGAATACAGTGGTAGAAGCAATCGATAAGATTCGAGACACTGCAAGTTCCCATAACCGTCTATTTTTTGTTGAGGTAATGGGGCGCGATGTAGGTCATATCGCTTTGAATGCCGGGGTAGGGGCAGGTGCCGAGGAAATACTTATACCAGAGGAGAATAGAGGGTTGGAAAGGCTTTTGGAGTCTTTGAAACGCAGTAAAAAGTCCGGAAAGTCCTCCAGCATTGTCATCGTTGCAGAGGGAGATAAAATCGGAAGAAACGTATTCGAACTCAAAGAATACGTAGAGGAGCATTTACCGATTTACGACGTGCGTGTTTCTGTTTTAGGACACATGCAGCGTGGGGGTCCGCCTTCTTGTTATGACCGCGTACTGGCGAGTAGAATGGGAGTAAAGGCAGTAGAATCGCTCTTGGAGGGTAAGACCAACCTGATGGTCGGTGTACAGGACAATAAACTTATTTTGACGCCCATCGAAAAAGCGATCAAGGGGCATACGAAAATCGATAAAGAACTTATAAGAGTGTCAGAGATAATGACAACGTAATCTAAACTAAAAACTAAGAAAATGGCAAAATTGAATATTGGAATTAATGGTTTCGGAAGAATCGGTAGAATGGTTTTTCGTTCTACGGTGCGAAGAGACGATGTAGACGTGGTAGCGATCAACGACCTGTTAGATGTTGAGCATTTGGCTTATTTGCTAAAATATGATTCTGTACACGGCCATTTTGACGGTACGGTCGAAGTAAAAAACGGAAATCTCGTAGTGAATGGTAAAGATGTACGCATTACCGCCGAGCGAGATCCGAAAAATTTGAAGTGGGATGCTGTGGGGGCTGATATCGTTGCAGAATGTACCGGTATTTTCACTTCAATGGAGACCGCACAATACCACATTGATGGCGGCGCCAAGAAAGTGGTGATTTCCGCCCCTTCTAAAGATGTTCCGATGTTCGTTATGGGAGTCAATCATAAAGATGTTAAAGCTAGCGATACCATCGTATCGAATGCGTCCTGCACTACCAATTGTCTTGCGCCATTGGCAAAAGTTTTGAACGATGCTTATGGTATCGATGAGGCGTTGATGACCACTGTGCATGCAACGACGGCTACCCAAATGACCGTTGATGGCCCTTCAAAAAAAGATTGGAGAGGTGGGCGTAGTGCCATGTTGAATATTATTCCCGCATCTACCGGGGCAGCTGTGGCAGTGACCAAGGTAATTCCTGAATTGAAAGGCAAACTTACCGGTATGGCCTTTAGGGTGCCTACAGCCGATGTTTCGGTGGTAGACTTGACCGTTCGCCTACAAAAAGAGACTTCTTTCGATGATATCAAAAAGACTTTTAAGAAAGCCGCCGATGGAGAACTGAAAGGGATTTTAGGGTATACCGAAGAATCGGTAGTTTCTCAAGATTTTATTGGTGATGCCAGAACAAGCATCTTCGATGCCGGCGCAGGTATTGAAC
Protein-coding regions in this window:
- the pfkA gene encoding 6-phosphofructokinase; translated protein: MGNITKIAVLTSGGDSPGMNAAIRSVVRTCAYLKIACVGVYRGYQGMIEGDFKDMDARSVNNIINKGGTILKSARCDDFRTAEGRKQAHDQLLKANIDAFVVIGGDGSFTGAMIFNQEYDFPIIGIPGTIDNDIFGTTFTLGFDTALNTVVEAIDKIRDTASSHNRLFFVEVMGRDVGHIALNAGVGAGAEEILIPEENRGLERLLESLKRSKKSGKSSSIVIVAEGDKIGRNVFELKEYVEEHLPIYDVRVSVLGHMQRGGPPSCYDRVLASRMGVKAVESLLEGKTNLMVGVQDNKLILTPIEKAIKGHTKIDKELIRVSEIMTT
- a CDS encoding 16S rRNA (uracil(1498)-N(3))-methyltransferase; this encodes MQLFYNADINEADTEFSLSAEESKHIIKVLRKKEDDLLHITNGKGYIFTVKITTANAKKCEVQIIKSRKKHPKRHSLHLAVAPTKMNDRYEWFLEKATEIGVDEITPIICTRSERKIIKPERMEKVIQSAMKQSLRAYLPKFNKAVTLQQFLENEQNPLRFIAHCEEVEKSELKRRVAPDTDITLLIGPEGDFTSEEISDATAMGYIPVSLGKSRLRTETAAIMACAIVNLINNA
- a CDS encoding translocation/assembly module TamB domain-containing protein, which gives rise to MKKILLRTLLALLLICVLGTLVLSLPVVQTRLAQYLTKRVNKEFNTDMNIDKLRVSLISWDTALEGVLIRDYEKDSLFYINELTTSILSVGNLANGKLEFGDIAVDELDFKLTTYKDSTATNLEVFIDKLDDGKPRDKDTPPFFMSSSHITIAGSSFIMTNENLKNKKILDFSDLTIDASNFQILGPEVTIGINDMSFNSVRGIRVDQMKTDFKYTKQQMRFDSLNIQTPGSLLNGNLVFNYDRKDFRDFFNLVKVDAQFVDSKVAFDEINLVYDQFGKGKEVSFSSNLSGVLNDLNTEDLFLLSDNTGIRGDFNFKNLFDRNEGFIMDAKMKNVTSSYYQLRALMPNILGKTLPPSIFKKLGQFTIRGDALVTETSIEAKVNVNTAIGSSYTDLTLTNINNIDNATYKGFVSLIDFDLGEFANNKRLGKTTLDFNVEGQSFLTKRLNTEVIGEVYSLVFNGYEYNNLKVSGVIKEQLFDGAVNSNDENLKFDFKGLADFASDRNNFNFIASVDYADLKKLNFINDSVSIFKGNVNMDVTGNNLDNLEGDIKFTKTIFQNKNDTYYFDDFAVVSSFENDSIRTININSPDIITGYLRGNFKVNELGRLVQNSLGSIYTNYRPFEISGGQNLDFNFKIYNKIVDVFFPEVKFDPNTFIKGSIKADDGDFKLTFKSPSIEAFGSKADEIDLVIDNKNPLFNTFASIGDFSNPLYDLKDFNIINTKLKDTLFFRAEFAGGSTYNDIYNLNFYHTFNTDNKSVIGLKQSDIDIKGNKWILNKDNNSQNKVIVNSTLDSINIEEIVMNNSKQEQIRLRGSLADSTSKDLQLEFKIVSLDKITPAIDSLKLEGEVNGILNVFQKDGIYLPSSNLKIDSFSINKMAVGDVAIGIVGNKDLTEFSVNTQITDKGNEKIGVYGKINNAGDIPIADLLVNLSGFDIAPFSPLGEGIIDNIRGLVSGSATIKGEVNNPQFNGILTLDDAGIGIPYLNVNYSFAPSSRVNLFDQTFDFDRIALTDVSEKTKAMLDGTISHSFFKDWRLDLNVDTKGDRLLILNTDLEEESLYYGTGFLRGKGRIYGRTKALNIDVEGETARGTSLKIPLSDVVSVGDYSFINFISKKDVDSLRTARVLDEVQGLQLKFELDITKEAEVQIVTDVETGSTLKGTGEGPMLIRINTRGDFEMFGEFNVVTGEYDYKFGNIINKKFTVKPGGSISWNGPPLGATLNMEAVYGLNANPAPLLDNAGYSRKIPTNVVIKLTEQLEKPKIDFEIEFPGTNSIIQSELEYRLRDPTVQERNALFLLAQGSFVNDQTGFNAGAATGTIAAQSFSNILNQVLSSGDEKLKFGISLEPGQTFADAQTENRFGVTLSTKISDRVLFNGQVGVPVGGASETVVAGNFEIQVLLNEEGTLSAKFFSRESEIQAFLAERLGSTQGVGLSYEVDFDTFRELTRKILRKKDGPIEEAPLVVPTVAPKEPPVSVMGNDSLIRMSVKPKPNEL
- the tsaD gene encoding tRNA (adenosine(37)-N6)-threonylcarbamoyltransferase complex transferase subunit TsaD; translation: MQQETIYILAIESSCDDTSAAVLRNGKVLSNIVATQQIHEQYGGVVPELASRAHQQNIVPVVHQSLASANIDKKQLSAIAFTRGPGLMGSLLVGTSFAKSLSLGLDIPLIEVNHMQAHILAHFIEDAEGTVPTFPFLALTISGGHTQIVQVNDYFDMRILGESLDDAVGEAFDKSAKIMGLPYPGGPLIDKYAQLGNPKAFPFPRPKVDGLNFSFSGLKTSILYFLQKEVKSDPDFITHNLNDICASIQHTIIAILMDKLEQAVRQTGIKTIAIGGGVSANSGIRKVLQQMEDKKGWKTHIPKFEYCTDNAAMIGIVGYLKYKNNDFSHQSISAIARYSI
- the gap gene encoding type I glyceraldehyde-3-phosphate dehydrogenase — encoded protein: MAKLNIGINGFGRIGRMVFRSTVRRDDVDVVAINDLLDVEHLAYLLKYDSVHGHFDGTVEVKNGNLVVNGKDVRITAERDPKNLKWDAVGADIVAECTGIFTSMETAQYHIDGGAKKVVISAPSKDVPMFVMGVNHKDVKASDTIVSNASCTTNCLAPLAKVLNDAYGIDEALMTTVHATTATQMTVDGPSKKDWRGGRSAMLNIIPASTGAAVAVTKVIPELKGKLTGMAFRVPTADVSVVDLTVRLQKETSFDDIKKTFKKAADGELKGILGYTEESVVSQDFIGDARTSIFDAGAGIELNSKFFKIISWYDNEAGYSNKLVDLAQLVNEL
- a CDS encoding DUF1223 domain-containing protein — its product is MLKRFFIPVIVVITMVAIGFTDRKDLENIEQNSSDLNKSTYEPIVVLELFTSQGCSSCPAADRLLEEVKERYPEQVFTLSYHVDYWNYIGWQDPFSSSEHAKKQRIYNEKLKYNGNYTPEVVVNGKWHFTGSNRVKMNEAIAYYKKERVANDVAISKVESKNDVVVFHYKLNGNLEDKILRAILVLDERTTEIKRGENRDRTIKNTNIVVAENQVTLQADAGKGRITVPKEVRTTDKLHLILLVENNNHDITAAAKKAL